DNA from Candidatus Syntrophosphaera sp.:
ATTCAACCGATGGACATAATGTATAGGTTATACGTTTTAAGGTAAGTGATTATAACATTAGCATGCCACTTTTTTGGGGGTATGCCTTGAAAAATATCTGTCAGACCCAGCCCATTTTTGCCCATTAAGCAGATAAAGGAAGGCTACAATAAATCGACTACCGATGGAGGTAACACCATGAAACAGACACTGAGTGACAATTTGAGCGGCTTTTTCGCCCGCGAAAGCCAGGCGACGGGTGGTCTGGCAATCCTTCCCGTGTTCCGCAAGACCGCGCCCCAGAGGCAATACATCTCACTGCGCGAGGCGCTAAAGCAAGGAGCGATCGAGATCTCCGAGGTCAGCGAAGGCGGCAGCGTGCCGAACCTGAAAGTGCTGAACCGCGGCAAAATCCCGGTCCTGCTCTTGGATGGCGAGGAATTGCGCGGCGCCAAACAGAACAGGGTGCTCAACGCCAGCGTCCTGGTGGCCGGGGAAAGCGAGCTGGTCATCCCGGTAAGCTGCACCGAGGCAGGCAGATGGAGCTACAGGTCGAGCCATTTTGAGGAATCCGGCAACGTGCTCTCCCACCAGCTAAAATGCAGCAAGATGGCGGATGTGAGCCTCAACCTCAAGGAGCGGGGCGAATTCCGCTCCAACCAGAGCAGGGTCTGGGACGGGATCGACGAAATGCAGGCGGAGCATGGGATCCGCTCCAGCACGGCGGCGATGGAGGACGTCTATCTGGGGCGTGGGAAAGACCTGGACGAACTTTGCGCCTCATTCCCACTGCTGGAGGGGCAGTGCGGGATCCTCGCGGAGATCGGTGGCCATTTTTCCGGGCTCGATTTCGTGGGCGATCCCGCTGTCTGGAAAGACATCCATGCCAAGATCATCCGCAGCTACGCCATCGACGTGGCGGGCCGCAACCTGCCCCGGTCTGAATGCCCTGAAGCCAGGCTGGAGCAGCTTTTCAAGCGCGTCCAGGAGGGCAGCGTATCCGGCTTCCGCAGCGTCGGGCTGGGCGAAGACCTGCGCCTCGAAGGCGAAGCGCTGATCGGATCGGCCCTCTTCTGGGAAACAGAACTCGTGCACCTGTCCGCCTATCCTCTGAACCTGGTCCGGGGCGGGGATGAATACCACAGCCCCAGGCACCTCCATCCTTTCGAAAGAACGAGATAAGGCTTGGACTGATGTAGGGCCGGGGGCGCGTGGTTCTGCCGCGCGCCCTTTTTTTGACGCCAGGTTTGATCCGTCCTTATTCGGCGATGGATAGCAAAAATATCAGACCAATCAGATAGGATATTATCTTAACCACAAAGCGCTGCCGTTCAATTAATTGCAATGAGAGACCGGAAAACAGCCAGTACCCCGGAAAAGGCCCCCAACATTTTTTGTTTGGCTCTCCGCGGCTATCGCGTTATTTTGTAAGAAAAAACCAGGAGGTTTTTAAAATGAAAAAAGGACTACTGATACTAATCGTGATCATGGCCGTGACGGCCGCGTTCGCTTTCCCGAAGGGAACGATCAATCCCGGCGGAACCATTTCCTATACTTCCTACAAATACAATTCCGACGCGGATGCTTCCACCCTGCTGACGATCAACCCTCAGGTTGGCTACCTCATCATTGACAACCTGGCCTTGGACCTTAACCTGGCATATCAGATGGATAACGACGATTGGTCGGCCTTCGGCATCGGCGCGGGCGCCAGATATTTCTTTGGCAACATCTATGCCGGCGCTGGCATAATGTACCAATCCGAAAGCGATGAATACTTCGGCGAAGATTTTAGCGTGTCTGCCACCTTCCTGAACGTCAAGGCCGGATACCTTCTGCCCATCGCCAGGAACGTGTTCCTCGACCTCGGCGCCAAATATGACATGGGCTTCGGCTCCTACGGCGGTGATGGCTCCGGCGACAACGAACAAAGCAAACTGACCATCGGAGCAGGCCTCCAGGTCTTCTACATGATGAAAAAACTCTAAACCAAAACCCCAAGTTCATACAGGCCCGGGTTACGCCCGGGTTTTTTTTGCCTTTGTGAATGGATCAGGGATGCAGGATCAAAGGGATAATACAATATGGACTTCAGCCTGATGGGTTACAGGTATTCATTCGGGATACAAGGACAGTCGCTCCTGGAGTCGAGCGGGCCGGTCTGGAGCTTCATTTATTAGGAACAAGAGCTGATTTCGGCCCGCATGGACTCCAGGATCACCGTTACATGGCAGAGCGGCGTCAACCACACCTAAGGTGGATATCAGGTCTCCAAAGATCTTGTTTAGTCCGGAGGACGGCAGTGCATTAGCACGGTATGAAGCGACGCGGGACCGCAAAAGAGCGCAGCGAGTTCGCGGGACAGGGAGCGGAATGCCGTGACACCAAGGGATGAGTAGGTAATCGATCACGGAACCAGTCCGGAGGACGGCAGTGCATTAGCACGGTATGAAGCGACGCGGGACCGCAAAAGAGCGCAGCGAGTTTGCGGGACAGGGAGCGGAATGCCGTGACACCGGGGGATGAGTAGGTAATCGATCACGGAGCCAGTCCGGAGGACGGCAGTGCATTAGCACGGTATGGAGCGACACAGAACCGCAAAGGAGCGAAGCGAGTTTGCGGGACAGGGAGCGGAATGCCGTGACACCGGGGGATGAGTAGGTAATCGATCACGGAGCCAGTCCGGAGGACGGCAGTGCATTAGCACGGTATGGAGCGACGCGGGACCGCAAAAGAGCGCAGCGAGTTTGCGGGACAGGGAGCGGAATGCCGTGATAGTGGCGGATAAAATGATTGTTTTTCCTACCCCACCCCCACCCCCATTGGCGGGACGGCGTCCCGCCAATGGGGGTGGGGGTGGGGATATTTAATCATTGGGATCATACCGCCGTAGTCACGGCATTCCGCTGCGCTCCATACCGTGCTAATGCACTGCCGTCCTCCGGACTCCACCTCGGATGATCGGTTTTGCTGGAGTCCATGCCCGCCACATTTCTTCCCTGCCTGGTCTTCAGCGGAATCGGTGATTAAGGGCGGGCTCGACTCCAGCGTGGCGCTCCATCCCAGCCTGCCCGGGGCGAAATTTTCCACCTTCGCCCTCCCTATCAATACGCTATCAATACGGACTCATTACGGACTTAGTCCGTATTGAGTCCGTATTGACACCGTAATGATAAGGGGAGCCATCTGAGGGGCAAGGATGGATCAATCAGGCAAGATGTTGATGGTCAATGAATTGGGAATAGCCTAGGCTATTGGGCAGAAATACCTGTTCCCGGGCCAAGGACGAAAAAACCGCCGGAAGTGAGTCCGGCGGTTTCAGGATTTACAAGTTCAGATTCACTTGTCCGGTGAGATGGGAAAGCCTCCCACGACCAGATGCAGGCCCATGTAGTTATCCCTTCCGTTCCAAGGATAGGAAATCACGTAATCGTCATCGATAGCCCCGCCCTTCACTAAGAACAGGCCTGGCGCGGGATTGCCGCTGGGCGGATTGGCATAGAGTTGCACATGGTGCTCATCCACGAAATAGGGATCGTCCAGGTTGATGTCGATCTTGATGTCTCCATCCTCCACCCAAACGTCCGCGGTGCCCACATCGATGTATTGGCCGGCATAGATGGGGAAGGTTTGGGGAAACGCATCAGAATCGAGCATCACGAAGGTCGCCCAGTTGCCGCCTCCGTGGCCGGGTTGGTACTCGAACAGCGGATCTTCATAATCATACATCCGTGCCCAGGCTGTTTCCGTGCCAGTCCCGTAACATTCCCAGACATACTCGATATAGTACCACCAGCGGTTGCTACCACCGGGAGTGTCTCCGCCCCAGCCGGTCTCGGTTGGGACAAGTGTGTCGTCTACGAACTGCGAAATGTCCAGATGGGCCGCGATGACCATCGGCTGCCCGCAACCCCAGGTCATGGGTATGGCATGGATATAGGTCGCCGAGGGCGGATCAACCGGCTGGTGATAGGTGAACATACCGGGGATGGGGACTCCCTGCTTGTTTTTGGGGATGCCCGCGTAATTGGCTGCGACGTGGACCTTGCTTTCAGTGATGAGCCAGGGCTCATACA
Protein-coding regions in this window:
- a CDS encoding outer membrane beta-barrel protein, which codes for MKKGLLILIVIMAVTAAFAFPKGTINPGGTISYTSYKYNSDADASTLLTINPQVGYLIIDNLALDLNLAYQMDNDDWSAFGIGAGARYFFGNIYAGAGIMYQSESDEYFGEDFSVSATFLNVKAGYLLPIARNVFLDLGAKYDMGFGSYGGDGSGDNEQSKLTIGAGLQVFYMMKKL